A region from the Aliarcobacter thereius LMG 24486 genome encodes:
- a CDS encoding complex I subunit 4 family protein has protein sequence MSADILSFIIFLPAVVAIGLLITTRDVNTIRNIAFLTTTVILALVLKIYIDFEPSAGMQYVTNVAWIETYGINYYIGLDGFSLTILMMIAILIPTAYLLLWEGKTKGYWINMLLVQSGVTGALLSLDVILFYFFWEVMLLPVFLMIGQYGFGDKIFTTLKVTVYTMAGSLLMLVAIIFLAVAYHNEFGVWSFAYDNLMMVKELDNSTRVWLFLAFLAAFAIKIPLFPLHTWIMSTYKNAPTGAVFLLSSIMAKLGVYAVIRFLIPLFPDVYVEYSTYFVMLGLFGLVYFGIAALMQDDIKRMFAYSSASHLSFIAAGIFSLNSYGINGALYLIIAHAIATGALFLLVGVLQEQTGFKTIKDLGGIAKKAPIFTFVFAVMLFANVGLPGTNGFVSELLIIFGVFNFNIYLGIIAALSVIIGASYMLWMFQRAILQDRPEGSVELKMRDLKIKEIIGLIPWVVLVFVMGFYPEVFIDKFEPTVTHYLEDILQIGATK, from the coding sequence ATGAGTGCAGATATTCTTTCATTTATTATATTTTTACCAGCTGTTGTAGCAATTGGACTACTAATTACAACAAGAGATGTAAATACTATTAGAAATATTGCATTTCTTACAACAACTGTTATTTTAGCACTTGTTTTAAAAATTTACATAGATTTTGAACCAAGTGCAGGTATGCAATATGTTACAAATGTTGCTTGGATAGAAACTTATGGAATAAATTACTATATTGGTTTAGATGGTTTTTCATTGACAATTCTTATGATGATTGCAATTTTAATACCAACAGCTTATTTACTTTTATGGGAAGGGAAAACAAAAGGTTATTGGATAAATATGCTTCTTGTTCAAAGTGGTGTTACAGGAGCTTTACTATCTTTAGATGTAATATTATTTTATTTCTTTTGGGAAGTTATGCTTTTACCAGTATTCCTAATGATAGGACAATATGGTTTTGGAGATAAAATATTTACAACTTTAAAAGTTACAGTTTATACAATGGCTGGTTCACTTTTAATGCTTGTTGCAATAATCTTTTTAGCAGTGGCTTATCATAATGAGTTTGGTGTTTGGTCTTTTGCTTATGATAATTTAATGATGGTTAAAGAGCTAGATAATAGTACAAGGGTTTGGTTGTTTTTAGCATTTCTTGCTGCATTTGCAATTAAAATTCCATTATTCCCACTTCATACATGGATTATGTCAACATATAAAAATGCACCAACAGGAGCAGTATTTTTACTATCATCAATAATGGCAAAACTTGGAGTTTATGCAGTAATTAGATTTTTAATTCCATTATTTCCTGATGTTTATGTTGAGTATTCAACATATTTTGTAATGCTTGGATTATTTGGATTAGTTTATTTTGGTATTGCTGCACTTATGCAAGATGATATTAAAAGAATGTTTGCTTATTCGTCAGCTTCACACTTGAGTTTCATTGCTGCTGGTATTTTCTCTTTAAATTCTTATGGAATAAACGGAGCCTTGTACTTAATAATAGCTCATGCTATAGCAACTGGAGCACTATTCTTACTTGTTGGAGTTTTACAAGAACAAACAGGATTTAAAACAATTAAAGATTTAGGTGGAATAGCTAAAAAAGCACCTATCTTTACATTTGTATTTGCTGTTATGCTTTTTGCAAATGTTGGACTACCTGGAACAAATGGTTTTGTATCTGAATTATTAATAATTTTTGGAGTATTTAATTTTAATATTTATTTAGGAATTATAGCTGCATTATCAGTTATTATTGGAGCTTCATATATGTTATGGATGTTTCAAAGAGCTATTTTACAAGATAGACCAGAAGGTTCTGTTGAATTAAAAATGAGAGATTTAAAAATTAAAGAGATTATTGGACTTATTCCATGGGTAGTTTTAGTTTTTGTTATGGGATTTTATCCAGAAGTTTTTATAGATAAATTTGAACCAACAGTTACACACTATTTAGAAGATATTTTACAAATTGGAGCAACAAAATGA
- the nuoL gene encoding NADH-quinone oxidoreductase subunit L has product MSTNLLVWIILAPLFGALLNTALYFYNIKKQKVSEIYFALIGTITPFIAFVFTLLVFLQINSEDVVLKQSLFTWLNVANLNIEMAFLGDKLSIFMSMFVTFVGWLIHIYAVGYMRGDAGFGKFFAYFNLFLASMLILVLADNPVIMFIGWEGVGVCSYLLIKFYYGQKENVVAANKAFIVNRVGDFGFLLGVATLFFALGQVDLSFSSIEANLGNTTNGWLILAGILLFVGAMGKSAQIPLYTWLPDAMAGPTPISALIHAATMVTAGVYMVSRFHFLYVGIEEIGLFIAYIGAFSALLAAIIATRQTDIKKILAYSTMSQLGYMFIAVGLGFYASGLFHVFTHAFFKAMLFMGAGGVIIALHHEQNIFNIAKHRANLPIISATFLIGVIAISGIPPFSGFFSKDVILAAAFQEEHYLIYGIAMFTAFLTAFYMFRLYFIVFVTPNKSDKKEYVYTSKTITFPLVVLAIGAIGAGFLNFPAVFGGNHLVDTWLGQLNSKTITLTHSTEYILMILSVVVAAIGIFIAYKKYAKYDLEKPELETGFIGRKLYIDELYDLVFVKTSKALSVFIDKVLDTKIIDAFIMKCSVGFVAIGRKVALIQNANVRYYAAFMLLGMTFVFVYLYLELGL; this is encoded by the coding sequence ATGAGTACAAATTTATTAGTTTGGATAATATTAGCGCCACTTTTTGGTGCTTTATTAAATACAGCTTTATATTTTTATAATATTAAAAAGCAAAAAGTATCTGAAATCTATTTTGCTCTTATAGGAACAATAACTCCTTTTATAGCATTTGTTTTTACACTTTTAGTTTTTTTACAAATCAATAGTGAAGATGTAGTTTTAAAACAATCTTTATTTACTTGGTTAAATGTTGCAAATTTAAATATAGAGATGGCATTTTTAGGTGATAAATTATCGATTTTTATGTCAATGTTTGTTACTTTTGTTGGATGGTTAATTCATATTTATGCAGTTGGATATATGAGAGGTGATGCAGGTTTTGGTAAATTCTTTGCATATTTTAACCTTTTCTTAGCTTCAATGTTAATTCTTGTTTTAGCAGATAACCCAGTTATTATGTTTATTGGATGGGAAGGTGTTGGAGTTTGTTCATATCTTTTAATTAAATTCTATTATGGACAAAAAGAGAATGTTGTTGCTGCAAATAAAGCTTTTATAGTAAATAGAGTTGGAGATTTTGGATTCTTACTTGGAGTTGCAACACTATTTTTCGCTTTAGGTCAAGTTGATCTTTCTTTTTCATCTATTGAAGCAAATTTAGGAAATACTACAAATGGATGGTTGATTTTAGCAGGAATCTTACTTTTTGTAGGGGCAATGGGAAAATCAGCTCAGATTCCACTTTATACTTGGCTTCCAGATGCAATGGCAGGACCAACACCAATTTCAGCATTAATTCATGCAGCAACTATGGTTACAGCAGGGGTTTATATGGTTTCAAGATTTCACTTTTTATATGTGGGAATTGAAGAAATCGGATTATTTATAGCTTATATAGGAGCGTTTTCAGCACTTCTTGCAGCTATTATAGCAACAAGACAGACAGATATTAAAAAGATACTTGCTTATTCAACAATGAGTCAATTAGGATATATGTTTATAGCTGTTGGTTTAGGTTTTTATGCAAGTGGACTTTTCCATGTATTTACACATGCTTTTTTTAAAGCAATGTTGTTTATGGGAGCAGGTGGGGTTATAATTGCACTTCATCATGAACAAAATATTTTTAATATTGCAAAGCATAGAGCAAATCTTCCAATAATTTCTGCAACATTTTTAATAGGAGTTATAGCGATATCAGGGATTCCACCATTTTCTGGATTCTTTTCAAAAGATGTAATTTTAGCAGCTGCATTTCAAGAAGAACATTATTTAATCTATGGTATAGCTATGTTCACTGCATTTTTAACAGCATTTTATATGTTTAGATTATATTTTATTGTGTTTGTAACACCAAATAAAAGTGATAAAAAAGAGTATGTATATACAAGTAAGACTATTACTTTTCCATTGGTGGTTTTAGCTATTGGAGCTATTGGAGCAGGTTTTTTAAACTTTCCAGCAGTTTTTGGTGGTAATCATTTAGTTGATACTTGGTTAGGGCAATTAAATTCAAAAACAATAACTTTAACACATAGTACAGAGTATATTTTAATGATACTTTCAGTTGTAGTTGCTGCTATTGGTATTTTTATTGCATATAAAAAATATGCTAAATATGATTTAGAAAAACCAGAGTTAGAAACAGGTTTTATAGGAAGAAAACTTTATATTGATGAACTATATGATTTAGTTTTTGTAAAAACATCAAAAGCATTATCTGTGTTTATAGATAAAGTATTAGATACAAAAATCATAGATGCATTTATTATGAAATGTTCAGTTGGATTTGTGGCTATTGGAAGAAAAGTAGCTTTAATACAAAATGCAAATGTAAGATATTATGCAGCATTTATGCTTCTTGGTATGACATTTGTTTTTGTATATTTATATTTAGAATTAGGGTTGTAA
- the nuoK gene encoding NADH-quinone oxidoreductase subunit NuoK, which translates to MITLTSYAFVAMILFSIGAIGVIARRNIFVIYMSIELMLNGVNLFLVTFARYHFNLDPQVISIMVISIAAAEAAVFLSIVILLFRSKKSLDTDIFTSLSQGEK; encoded by the coding sequence ATGATAACATTAACTTCTTATGCCTTTGTTGCAATGATTTTATTCTCTATTGGAGCAATAGGAGTAATTGCAAGAAGAAATATTTTTGTAATATATATGTCAATTGAACTTATGTTAAATGGTGTTAATTTATTTTTAGTTACATTTGCTAGATACCATTTTAATCTTGATCCTCAAGTTATATCAATTATGGTTATTTCAATTGCGGCAGCTGAAGCAGCTGTGTTTCTATCAATAGTAATTTTGTTATTTAGATCTAAAAAATCTTTAGATACAGATATATTTACATCTCTATCACAAGGAGAAAAATAG